A single genomic interval of Planctomycetota bacterium harbors:
- a CDS encoding carbohydrate binding domain-containing protein yields MKQMSLVGAVVVACASVVVPSFAEPEVMRKSETATVPFVMPLDDVAETPTSLTFLNDGPANARVVVDGDRLLADGEEIVFWGVNICGSAAFPPKDKADAYAARLAKTGVNCVRLHHIDNNWQAENIFGELPNDTTRQLADDQIDRMNFFVSRLIEHGIYVNLNVLCSRKFVEGDGLPQDVLDTEWKLSHTLGFVDPQILELKKETARQLLATVNPYTGKTYAEDPGVAIIEITNENGLIQPFLENKIYAFPPRHQEMLRVKWNDWLAGKYGDADALRAAWGERSEPLGQAMNPPVAAAGGAATGSWKHLTQAGSEATLTGDGDAVRLDITQSGAGWTVEFVYGGVEIEKGKLYTLSFDAKSESHEHLRAKVGKNGVPWTPLGLNRGVGLTPAWKSYSYSFVGAAGETNARILFSDLGSRVGSVDFRNVELCPGGELRLPDALPLTPPDIPLVGFDALSDPTPQAKADYMAFLADTEQVYWSHMADYFRDELGVQGLIVPTIVGYTAPHVMAPYDAIDTHEYWTIPIMGGGAWATDWTVQPESMLKSPFAVSVSAPATKRVVGKPFFLSEFNHCIPNPHAAEGPLMLGGYASLQGWNGMWYFAYLGEIEGWASGAMDNMFNVANHPGVQVNSIVSALMYRRGDVDAAEGWVTATMTEREQAELLAGVGQPWTNVNATHVGVTQETALRHRIGLRLDEDQTAPTPQGQNVEPGTDTITADTGQLAWDVDDRYTIDAPKVKAMVGSGAVTFGDIRWTPADDRWHTFALIALDDAPIGEADRLLLAVTGEVVNTGMKYTPNRDSVRDQWGNAPTLIDPVHGTLDLPGYTVTPLDGTGAPMGAAVEAINADTLWYLLEKR; encoded by the coding sequence TTGAAGCAAATGAGTTTGGTCGGCGCCGTTGTTGTGGCGTGTGCTTCGGTCGTGGTGCCGAGCTTTGCCGAGCCGGAGGTGATGCGGAAATCGGAGACGGCGACGGTGCCGTTCGTGATGCCGCTGGACGACGTGGCCGAGACGCCGACGTCGCTGACGTTCCTCAACGACGGCCCGGCCAATGCGCGCGTGGTGGTCGACGGTGACCGATTACTGGCCGATGGTGAGGAGATCGTTTTCTGGGGCGTGAACATCTGCGGTTCGGCCGCCTTCCCGCCCAAGGACAAAGCCGACGCTTACGCCGCCCGCCTTGCCAAAACCGGCGTCAACTGTGTCCGCCTGCACCACATCGACAACAACTGGCAGGCCGAGAACATCTTCGGTGAGCTTCCCAACGACACGACCCGGCAGCTCGCCGACGATCAGATCGACCGCATGAACTTCTTCGTCAGCCGGCTCATCGAGCACGGCATCTACGTCAACCTCAACGTGTTGTGCAGCCGAAAGTTCGTCGAAGGCGACGGGCTACCGCAGGACGTGCTCGACACCGAGTGGAAGCTCTCCCACACGCTCGGGTTCGTCGACCCTCAAATCCTCGAGCTCAAGAAGGAAACCGCCCGCCAACTGCTCGCGACGGTCAACCCCTACACCGGCAAGACCTATGCCGAAGACCCCGGCGTCGCGATCATCGAGATCACCAACGAGAACGGCCTGATCCAGCCGTTCCTGGAGAACAAGATCTACGCCTTCCCGCCGCGTCATCAGGAGATGCTGCGTGTGAAGTGGAACGACTGGCTCGCCGGCAAGTACGGCGATGCCGACGCGCTGCGGGCCGCTTGGGGGGAGCGGTCCGAGCCGCTCGGGCAAGCCATGAACCCACCGGTCGCCGCCGCAGGGGGTGCGGCGACCGGTTCCTGGAAACACCTCACCCAGGCCGGCAGCGAAGCGACGCTCACCGGGGACGGCGACGCGGTCCGCCTCGATATCACCCAGTCCGGTGCCGGCTGGACCGTCGAGTTCGTTTACGGCGGCGTCGAGATCGAAAAGGGCAAGCTCTACACGCTCAGCTTCGACGCCAAAAGTGAGAGTCATGAACACCTCCGAGCCAAGGTCGGCAAGAACGGCGTGCCCTGGACCCCGCTGGGGTTGAACCGTGGCGTCGGTCTTACGCCAGCTTGGAAAAGTTACTCGTACTCGTTCGTCGGTGCCGCAGGTGAGACGAACGCCCGGATTCTCTTCAGCGATCTGGGTTCGCGGGTCGGATCGGTCGACTTCCGAAACGTCGAGCTGTGTCCCGGCGGTGAGTTGAGGTTGCCCGATGCGTTGCCGTTGACGCCGCCGGACATCCCGCTGGTCGGCTTCGACGCACTTTCGGATCCGACGCCACAGGCCAAGGCCGACTACATGGCGTTCCTCGCTGACACCGAGCAAGTGTATTGGTCACACATGGCCGACTACTTTCGTGACGAGCTCGGCGTCCAAGGGCTGATCGTTCCGACCATCGTCGGATACACCGCGCCGCACGTCATGGCACCGTACGACGCCATCGACACTCACGAGTACTGGACCATCCCGATCATGGGCGGCGGCGCTTGGGCGACGGATTGGACCGTGCAGCCCGAGTCGATGCTCAAGAGCCCGTTCGCCGTGAGTGTTTCGGCCCCGGCGACCAAGCGGGTCGTCGGCAAGCCGTTCTTTCTCAGCGAGTTCAACCACTGCATCCCCAACCCCCATGCCGCCGAAGGGCCGCTCATGCTCGGCGGTTATGCGTCGCTCCAAGGCTGGAATGGCATGTGGTACTTCGCCTACCTCGGCGAGATCGAGGGTTGGGCGTCGGGCGCGATGGACAACATGTTCAACGTCGCCAACCACCCCGGTGTGCAGGTCAACAGCATCGTCAGCGCGTTGATGTACCGCCGTGGCGATGTTGATGCCGCCGAGGGCTGGGTGACGGCGACAATGACCGAGCGTGAGCAGGCCGAGCTGCTCGCCGGCGTCGGCCAGCCTTGGACCAACGTCAACGCCACCCACGTCGGCGTCACCCAGGAAACGGCCTTGCGTCATCGCATCGGTCTCCGGCTCGACGAAGACCAGACCGCTCCCACGCCGCAAGGGCAAAACGTCGAACCGGGCACCGACACCATCACCGCGGACACGGGCCAACTCGCCTGGGACGTCGACGACCGTTACACGATCGACGCTCCGAAAGTAAAGGCGATGGTCGGCAGCGGCGCTGTCACGTTCGGCGACATTCGCTGGACGCCGGCCGACGATCGTTGGCACACGTTCGCTCTCATTGCCCTCGATGATGCTCCGATCGGCGAGGCCGACCGCTTGCTTCTTGCCGTCACCGGCGAGGTCGTGAACACTGGCATGAAGTACACGCCCAACCGCGACAGCGTCCGTGACCAGTGGGGCAATGCGCCGACGTTGATCGACCCCGTCCACGGCACCCTCGACCTGCCCGGATACACGGTTACGCCCCTCGACGGCACCGGCGCACCCATGGGCGCAGCCGTCGAGGCGATCAACGCCGACACGCTCTGGTATCTGCTCGAGAAACGGTGA
- a CDS encoding GNAT family N-acetyltransferase, which produces MSSSTPRTDKVLAYLTRERGDDLELLAFVNRDADGPTGWEVPGGGVDEGESPEDAVVREVHEEAGLDDARVVRKLTTTPWWNSYRDFVQTRHVYELAVDRDLPNAWQHTVHGDGGDNGKRFAYRWLPVRYAGALAWGMGEYADLLLDNRRKPTTRGPESASHRPVELPGDVKIRPATASDLGAITELRNHYIRTTTAIYTDKPAEEMDLWQRLKTANADRHPLIVAVDHGKVLGYASLSPFDPKPGFATTVEDSIYVAPTHAGQGLGSALMADLIRRAEKAGHHMVYAQIDSQMHASRRLHERFGFEQVGVLKEVGRKFGKWCDCELWAKHL; this is translated from the coding sequence ATGTCGAGTTCAACGCCGCGAACGGACAAAGTCCTGGCGTACCTCACGCGCGAACGCGGTGACGACCTGGAACTGCTGGCGTTTGTCAATCGCGACGCCGACGGCCCGACCGGTTGGGAAGTCCCCGGCGGGGGCGTCGACGAGGGCGAATCGCCCGAGGACGCCGTCGTTCGCGAGGTCCACGAGGAAGCCGGCCTCGACGACGCGCGGGTTGTGCGGAAGCTCACGACCACGCCGTGGTGGAACAGCTACCGCGACTTCGTTCAGACTCGGCACGTTTACGAGCTGGCCGTCGACCGTGATCTTCCCAACGCGTGGCAGCACACGGTCCATGGCGACGGCGGTGATAATGGCAAACGCTTCGCGTACCGCTGGCTGCCGGTGCGGTATGCCGGGGCGCTGGCGTGGGGGATGGGGGAGTATGCGGACTTGCTTCTCGACAACCGCCGGAAGCCGACGACTCGCGGCCCCGAGTCCGCTTCGCATCGCCCGGTCGAACTACCCGGAGACGTCAAAATCCGTCCCGCGACCGCGTCCGACCTCGGTGCGATCACCGAGCTGCGCAATCACTACATCCGCACCACCACGGCGATCTACACCGACAAGCCCGCGGAGGAAATGGACCTTTGGCAACGGCTCAAGACCGCCAACGCCGATCGACATCCGCTGATCGTCGCGGTCGATCACGGCAAGGTGCTCGGGTACGCGTCGTTGAGCCCGTTCGATCCCAAGCCCGGCTTCGCGACGACCGTCGAGGATTCGATCTACGTCGCCCCGACACACGCCGGTCAGGGGCTCGGCTCGGCGCTCATGGCCGACCTTATCCGGCGGGCCGAGAAGGCTGGGCACCACATGGTTTACGCGCAGATCGACAGCCAGATGCACGCCAGCCGCCGGCTCCACGAGCGGTTCGGTTTCGAGCAGGTCGGCGTGCTCAAGGAAGTCGGTCGCAAGTTCGGCAAGTGGTGCGATTGTGAGCTGTGGGCGAAGCACCTATGA
- a CDS encoding transcriptional repressor, translated as MPTATKSKPAKDQRLATPPSVPGHGDAIPATIPACSMFRRYLRSHGQKYTPERAAILDAVLQTEGLFEAEQLADELKSSGNRTSRATVYRTLTHLTDAGIVKQVFLGQRSAHYEVIAGRETNDYIVCVETGQVVAVPGELLKPLREKLASEHGFSALSHQFVIYGLGPEARASAGDDEQGDNQPES; from the coding sequence ATGCCCACCGCCACGAAATCCAAACCCGCCAAGGACCAACGGCTCGCCACGCCCCCGTCGGTGCCTGGGCACGGTGATGCGATTCCGGCGACGATCCCGGCGTGTTCGATGTTCCGCCGCTACCTTCGAAGCCACGGCCAGAAGTACACCCCCGAGCGGGCCGCGATCCTTGACGCGGTGCTGCAGACCGAGGGGCTTTTCGAGGCCGAGCAACTGGCCGACGAGCTCAAGTCCAGCGGCAACCGCACGAGCCGGGCGACGGTCTACCGGACGCTCACGCATCTGACCGACGCGGGGATCGTCAAGCAGGTGTTCCTCGGCCAACGCAGCGCCCACTACGAAGTCATCGCCGGCCGGGAGACTAACGACTACATCGTGTGCGTCGAGACCGGCCAGGTCGTGGCGGTGCCGGGCGAACTGCTCAAACCCCTACGGGAAAAACTGGCTTCCGAGCACGGCTTCTCGGCCCTAAGCCACCAATTTGTGATCTACGGGCTCGGCCCAGAGGCACGCGCATCGGCGGGCGACGATGAGCAGGGCGACAATCAGCCTGAAAGTTAA
- a CDS encoding right-handed parallel beta-helix repeat-containing protein — MRVNAPFVYLFAATGLAVVGNASADVVVVANNAGDDTAAILAAFDAAGPGGTVVLAAGEYTISSNGGAALHLGGRDGVTLMGAGMDQTTIRFTGTTADSADLVDFSGSTDLTFMGFTLTGDGRADVNSGFVAFGSGSGHTWTDVAVTDIAPVGTVAERGFVGAGIFTNGVDDLTITNSRFQNVGTDAEFGAAVRIEESTGATISGNQITSTGRNGIVLKQAAGSVITDNVIRDTGTWRDYAIANNVPNPGDLDGLGIELFSEDQSIESKNRDHVVQGNTVDAWISVDRGSNIAIRDNVIDGVGSDRVQLAGLEIAGEGQNILVVGNTVKQADGAGGNQYVGLSISNAGPKNQILIAKNFIDAAEQYGMQLQGDDGNNDGEIRRLVVAQNTISNTSKDGNFNPGIGDTNSEGTGVRLLNGVFDAAFIDNVINSNGGFGVAMGSIPTDVDEIAFAENTITANNGNDADLVIDFGVTIGDTWAGDAVHFSDNIIDGGEPTVEEGGIQPLVVTVTLQESVVAGEEVTLSLNLDDAEYQALWDMGDGLPLLGTTVTYVFDEDGTVNVAVWDSEGVGGFVSFEVTVIPEPIGASGALGLGALALRRRR; from the coding sequence ATGCGTGTGAATGCGCCTTTCGTTTACTTGTTCGCCGCCACGGGCCTGGCGGTCGTCGGCAATGCGTCGGCGGATGTTGTGGTCGTGGCCAACAACGCCGGCGACGACACGGCCGCGATCCTTGCCGCCTTCGATGCCGCCGGACCGGGCGGGACCGTCGTCCTCGCCGCGGGTGAATACACCATCTCGAGCAACGGCGGCGCGGCCCTGCACCTGGGCGGACGCGACGGCGTCACGCTCATGGGTGCCGGCATGGACCAGACCACGATCCGCTTCACCGGCACCACGGCCGACAGCGCCGACCTGGTCGACTTCTCCGGCTCGACCGATCTGACCTTCATGGGGTTCACCCTCACCGGGGACGGACGCGCCGACGTCAACAGCGGCTTCGTCGCGTTCGGCTCGGGCTCCGGGCACACCTGGACCGACGTCGCCGTCACCGACATCGCCCCCGTCGGCACCGTCGCCGAGCGCGGGTTCGTCGGGGCCGGCATCTTCACCAACGGCGTCGATGACCTGACCATCACCAACAGCCGGTTCCAGAACGTCGGCACCGATGCCGAGTTCGGTGCGGCCGTCCGTATCGAAGAGTCCACCGGCGCGACCATCTCCGGCAACCAGATCACCTCCACCGGCCGAAACGGCATCGTTCTCAAACAAGCCGCCGGCTCGGTCATCACCGACAACGTCATCCGCGACACCGGCACCTGGCGGGACTACGCCATCGCCAACAACGTCCCCAACCCCGGCGACCTCGACGGGCTCGGCATCGAACTGTTCAGCGAAGATCAGTCCATCGAAAGCAAGAACCGCGACCACGTCGTGCAGGGAAACACCGTCGACGCGTGGATCAGCGTCGACCGTGGCTCCAACATCGCCATCCGCGATAACGTCATCGACGGCGTCGGCTCCGACCGTGTCCAACTGGCCGGCCTCGAGATCGCCGGCGAGGGGCAGAATATCCTCGTCGTCGGCAACACCGTCAAACAAGCCGACGGGGCCGGTGGCAACCAATACGTCGGCCTGTCCATCTCCAACGCAGGCCCGAAGAACCAGATCCTGATCGCGAAGAACTTCATCGACGCCGCGGAGCAGTATGGCATGCAGCTCCAAGGCGACGACGGCAACAACGACGGCGAAATCCGACGCCTCGTCGTCGCACAAAACACGATCAGCAACACGAGCAAGGACGGCAACTTCAACCCCGGCATCGGCGACACCAACTCCGAGGGCACCGGCGTCCGCCTGCTCAACGGCGTGTTCGACGCGGCGTTCATCGACAACGTCATCAACAGCAACGGCGGCTTCGGCGTCGCGATGGGCAGCATCCCCACCGACGTCGATGAGATTGCCTTCGCCGAGAACACCATCACCGCCAACAACGGCAACGACGCCGACCTCGTCATCGACTTCGGCGTCACCATCGGCGATACCTGGGCCGGCGACGCGGTTCATTTCAGTGACAACATCATCGACGGCGGCGAGCCGACGGTCGAGGAAGGCGGCATCCAGCCGCTGGTCGTGACCGTGACCCTGCAGGAATCGGTCGTCGCCGGCGAGGAAGTCACGCTCTCGCTCAACCTCGACGATGCCGAGTATCAGGCGCTTTGGGACATGGGAGACGGCCTGCCGCTGCTGGGCACGACGGTGACTTACGTCTTCGACGAGGACGGGACGGTCAACGTCGCTGTTTGGGACAGCGAAGGCGTTGGCGGGTTCGTCAGTTTCGAGGTGACGGTGATTCCCGAACCGATCGGCGCGAGCGGTGCGCTGGGCCTTGGAGCACTCGCGCTGCGTCGGCGACGTTAA
- a CDS encoding arginyltransferase — MTAHAKQSDVPTAFAQSFSHWPSWPVPHGISLPVLSPHECPYLPGREARSRAFMIENLPATVYDELMDAGFRRSGKLVYQPACEGCRECRPIRVVTEAFKPSKSQRKALNRNADLTVTPEANRLTDEKFELYRRYYAQWHGRDDHSREDLERFLYDSPVHTIDMLYRDGTGKLLGVGVCDVSPLTFSSVYFYFDPAEKRRSLGTFGAITEIRRAAQLHLRHYYLGYWIPGCGQMAYKNRFKPYEILHTDGIWRSSGDDERHVEFNAANGQSPGVPHARTR; from the coding sequence GTGACGGCCCACGCCAAGCAATCCGACGTGCCGACCGCCTTCGCGCAATCGTTCAGCCATTGGCCGAGTTGGCCGGTGCCGCACGGGATTTCGCTGCCGGTGCTCTCGCCGCACGAGTGTCCGTACCTGCCGGGCCGGGAGGCGCGTAGCCGGGCGTTCATGATCGAGAATCTGCCGGCGACGGTGTACGACGAACTGATGGACGCGGGCTTCCGACGCAGCGGCAAACTGGTGTACCAACCGGCGTGCGAGGGCTGTCGTGAATGCCGGCCGATCCGTGTGGTCACCGAGGCGTTCAAGCCCAGCAAGAGCCAGCGGAAAGCCCTCAACCGCAACGCAGACCTGACCGTGACGCCCGAGGCCAATCGGCTCACCGACGAGAAGTTCGAGCTCTATCGCCGCTACTACGCCCAATGGCACGGCCGCGACGATCACAGCCGTGAGGATTTGGAGCGTTTCCTGTACGATTCGCCGGTACACACGATCGACATGCTCTACCGCGATGGCACGGGCAAGTTGCTGGGCGTGGGCGTGTGTGACGTGTCGCCGTTGACGTTCAGCAGCGTGTACTTCTACTTCGACCCGGCCGAGAAACGGCGCTCGCTCGGCACCTTCGGCGCGATCACCGAGATCCGCCGTGCCGCCCAGTTGCACCTGCGGCACTACTACCTCGGGTACTGGATCCCGGGCTGCGGACAGATGGCGTACAAGAACCGTTTCAAGCCGTACGAAATCCTTCACACCGATGGCATCTGGCGTAGCAGCGGCGATGATGAACGCCATGTCGAGTTCAACGCCGCGAACGGACAAAGTCCTGGCGTACCTCACGCGCGAACGCGGTGA
- a CDS encoding helix-turn-helix transcriptional regulator gives METEHRAPSARDHAAAHAEFTSDPDRASSARSGRGKTPVRDLLQRIHREVSFAQAVLVSTMPRGGVQVIGPDYADDGIVRGLSRLVDGQDRVTWSALLTGKPAVSAELWPSRELTGSEFESAVLRPSGLGDQLAVPMADVLLPGYQGALVLFREASAQPFTAADGERVAALGKDIEKQLHRSPAPSGPMPHELATPMIAFGPGGQVLYPADGEQALAGLSGRLRSQLEQVVRKALDKRGTDAGGKRVVIPDDRGDLWAFRVRRVESYPALTGPAGLSADMPVVFVTHQPAPADFAAVTAEDVAADDEVARLVPAVRFMYDEHRNGPTLEVIAKHVHLSPFHFHRRFTELLGLTPKHYLFDCQIDTAKRQLVAGIELAEIARHCGFAHQSHFTSRFKQATGLTPTRWRKLAQAK, from the coding sequence ATGGAAACCGAACACCGCGCCCCGTCCGCCCGAGATCACGCGGCCGCCCACGCCGAGTTCACCAGCGACCCCGATCGCGCAAGCTCGGCTCGCAGCGGTCGCGGCAAGACGCCCGTCCGCGATCTGCTTCAACGTATTCACCGCGAGGTGTCGTTCGCCCAGGCGGTGCTCGTCTCCACGATGCCGCGGGGCGGCGTCCAGGTCATCGGCCCGGACTATGCCGACGACGGGATCGTCCGCGGATTGAGCCGCCTCGTCGACGGACAAGACCGCGTGACCTGGTCGGCATTGCTCACCGGTAAGCCGGCGGTGTCGGCCGAGCTTTGGCCTTCGCGTGAGTTGACCGGCTCGGAGTTCGAGAGTGCGGTGCTGCGTCCTTCAGGCCTCGGCGATCAACTCGCCGTGCCGATGGCCGACGTCCTGCTGCCCGGATACCAGGGAGCGTTGGTGCTGTTCCGCGAAGCATCGGCGCAGCCGTTCACCGCCGCTGACGGCGAGCGCGTCGCCGCTCTCGGCAAGGACATCGAAAAGCAGCTGCACCGCAGCCCGGCACCGTCGGGACCGATGCCGCACGAACTCGCCACGCCGATGATCGCTTTCGGACCCGGCGGACAGGTCTTGTACCCGGCCGATGGCGAGCAGGCCCTGGCCGGCCTGAGTGGCCGTCTCCGCAGCCAGCTCGAGCAGGTCGTGCGCAAGGCCCTCGACAAGCGCGGCACTGACGCCGGCGGCAAGCGCGTGGTCATCCCGGATGATCGCGGCGACCTATGGGCGTTCCGCGTGCGGCGTGTCGAGTCGTACCCCGCACTGACCGGCCCGGCCGGGCTGTCCGCTGACATGCCCGTGGTGTTCGTCACGCACCAGCCGGCGCCCGCGGATTTCGCGGCCGTCACCGCGGAAGACGTCGCCGCTGACGATGAGGTCGCCCGCCTCGTGCCGGCCGTGCGGTTCATGTACGACGAGCACCGCAACGGCCCGACGCTCGAGGTCATCGCCAAGCACGTCCACCTGAGCCCGTTCCACTTTCACCGCCGCTTTACCGAACTGCTGGGTCTCACGCCCAAGCATTACCTGTTCGATTGTCAGATCGACACGGCCAAGCGGCAGTTGGTCGCCGGCATCGAACTGGCGGAAATCGCTCGGCATTGTGGGTTCGCCCACCAGTCGCACTTCACCAGTCGCTTCAAGCAGGCGACCGGCCTGACGCCGACGCGTTGGCGGAAGCTCGCGCAGGCGAAGTAA
- a CDS encoding co-chaperone GroES → MTESNSDRRLAKAMRYDVIEPVGWRVVIRKDENKRETKSGIVLPDSHAIPVITGRVIAISKEIASDEDRAIKQYDKVLFDPREAVPVELEHDNQMYVVDIDKVLAIFRKHTDVANAEQAGHAADDAGDDVEGADDE, encoded by the coding sequence ATGACCGAATCCAACAGCGATCGGCGGCTGGCCAAGGCCATGCGATACGACGTCATCGAGCCCGTCGGGTGGCGGGTGGTGATTCGTAAGGACGAGAACAAACGCGAAACCAAGTCCGGCATCGTGTTGCCGGACTCGCACGCCATCCCCGTCATCACCGGCCGGGTGATCGCGATTTCCAAGGAGATCGCCTCCGACGAGGATCGGGCGATCAAACAGTACGACAAGGTGCTCTTCGACCCGCGTGAAGCGGTTCCGGTGGAACTCGAGCACGACAACCAGATGTATGTCGTTGACATCGACAAGGTGCTCGCGATCTTCCGCAAGCACACGGACGTGGCCAACGCCGAACAAGCCGGTCATGCCGCGGATGATGCGGGTGATGATGTTGAAGGGGCCGACGATGAGTGA
- the dnaK gene encoding molecular chaperone DnaK codes for KDYTPQQLSAFVLQELKKVAEDYLGETVDRAVITVPAYFNDSQRQATKDAGEIAGLKVERIINEPTAAALAYGLDKKTNEKIAVFDLGGGTFDVSILDVGDGVFEVLSTNGDTHLGGDDWDQRLIDHLAGEFKKQEGIDLRQDPMALQRLKESAEKAKIELSTNMETTVNLPFITADASGPKHLNLTITRSKFEQLVDPLVQRLKKPVLDALKDAGKSASDIDEVLLVGGSTRIPAVQALVKEIFGKEPNKSVNPDEVVALGAAIQGGIAKGDVKDILVLDATPLSLGVETLGGVMTKLIERNTTIPTEKKETFSTAADNQTAVTINVLQGEREFAKDNRLLGTFNLTDLPSAPRGIPQIEVTFKIDVNGILKVSAKDLGSGKEANIEVKGSGGLSDDEIEKMRTEAESHAEEDKKRRELIELKNQADAAVYQAEKMLSGENAEKIPGEVRGDIESAISELKTAKEGDDADVIKKKLEQLQEASMKAGEAMYADAGGAGVDPAAAAAAAAAAGGAAAGDAPEAESDRAKPAEDDDVVDAEFEVKD; via the coding sequence ACAAGGACTACACGCCGCAGCAGCTCTCGGCGTTCGTGCTTCAGGAGCTGAAGAAGGTCGCCGAGGACTACCTCGGCGAGACCGTCGACCGCGCGGTGATCACGGTTCCCGCATACTTCAATGACAGCCAGCGACAGGCGACCAAAGACGCAGGGGAGATCGCAGGTCTCAAGGTCGAACGGATTATCAACGAGCCGACCGCGGCGGCCCTTGCCTACGGCCTCGATAAAAAGACCAACGAGAAGATCGCGGTCTTTGACCTCGGCGGCGGCACGTTCGATGTATCGATCCTTGATGTCGGGGATGGTGTGTTCGAGGTGCTGTCGACCAACGGCGACACGCACCTCGGCGGTGATGACTGGGACCAGCGGCTGATCGATCATCTTGCCGGCGAGTTCAAGAAGCAGGAAGGCATCGACCTTCGCCAAGACCCAATGGCCCTGCAACGGCTCAAGGAGTCGGCCGAGAAGGCCAAGATCGAGCTGTCGACCAACATGGAAACGACGGTGAACCTGCCGTTCATTACCGCCGACGCCAGCGGTCCCAAGCACCTGAACCTCACCATCACGCGCTCGAAGTTCGAACAACTCGTCGACCCGCTCGTGCAGCGGCTCAAGAAGCCGGTCCTCGACGCGCTCAAGGACGCGGGCAAGTCCGCCTCCGACATCGATGAGGTTCTGCTCGTCGGTGGCTCGACGCGTATCCCGGCGGTCCAGGCGCTCGTGAAAGAGATCTTCGGCAAGGAACCCAACAAGTCGGTCAATCCCGACGAGGTCGTCGCGCTGGGCGCCGCGATCCAGGGCGGCATCGCCAAGGGCGACGTCAAGGACATCCTCGTCCTCGACGCGACTCCGCTCTCGCTCGGCGTCGAAACCCTCGGCGGCGTGATGACCAAGCTCATCGAGCGCAACACCACCATCCCGACCGAGAAGAAGGAAACCTTCTCCACCGCCGCTGACAACCAGACGGCCGTGACGATCAACGTCCTGCAGGGCGAGCGCGAGTTCGCCAAGGACAACCGCCTGCTCGGCACGTTCAACCTGACCGACCTTCCGTCCGCCCCGCGCGGCATCCCGCAGATCGAGGTCACCTTCAAGATCGACGTCAACGGCATCCTCAAGGTCAGCGCCAAGGACCTGGGCTCCGGCAAGGAAGCCAACATCGAGGTCAAGGGCAGCGGCGGCTTGTCGGACGACGAGATCGAGAAGATGCGCACCGAGGCCGAGAGCCACGCCGAGGAAGACAAGAAGCGGCGTGAACTCATCGAGCTCAAGAACCAAGCCGACGCGGCTGTCTACCAAGCCGAGAAGATGCTCAGCGGCGAGAACGCTGAGAAGATCCCCGGCGAAGTGCGCGGTGACATCGAGTCGGCCATCAGCGAGCTCAAGACCGCGAAGGAAGGCGACGACGCCGACGTGATTAAGAAGAAGCTCGAGCAGCTCCAGGAAGCCAGCATGAAGGCCGGCGAGGCGATGTACGCCGATGCCGGGGGCGCGGGTGTCGATCCCGCGGCCGCTGCGGCTGCGGCCGCCGCCGCGGGCGGAGCTGCCGCCGGTGACGCCCCCGAGGCCGAGTCCGACCGTGCCAAGCCGGCCGAAGACGACGACGTCGTCGACGCCGAGTTCGAGGTCAAGGACTAA